The nucleotide window GGCGCGCCGTGGTGGACCCGGTCTGGGCGCTCTTGGACTATACGCTGGTCAAATCCGGCCCCAAGCCGGTGCTGATCGAATGGGACAACGACGTGCCGGACTGGCCGGTGCTGGAGGCCGAGGCCGCCCGCGCCGCAAAAGCGCTGGAGCGCATCCCGGCATGAGTGTGACCCAGGCAGACTTCACCCGCGCCATGATGGATGCGGGCCAGCCGGTGCCGGACGGCCTCACCGATCATCTGGGCGCGCCTGCGGGCCGCCGGTTCAGCGTCTACCGCAACAATGTCGCGGTCTCGCTGACCGAGGCGATGCACAGCGCCTTTCCGGTGATTGCCAAGCTCCTGGGCAAGCAGAACATGGACGGGCTGGCGGGCCTCTACCTGCGCCAGCACCCGCCTTCTTCGCCGCTGATGATGTTCTACGGCGGACACTTCCCGGCCTTCCTGGAAGGGATGGAGCAGCTCAAGCACTTGGGCTACCTCGGCGATGTGGCCCGACTGGAGCTGGCCTTGCGCCGCGCCTACCACGCCGCCGATGCCGCCCCCATCGCACCGGAGGCGCTCGGCGCGATGGCACCGGATACGCTGCTGAACACCCGGCTGGAACTGGCGCCGGCGGCGCAGGTGCTGCGCTCTCCCTGGCCCATTCACGCCATCTGGCGCTACAACACCGAAGACGGCGCGCCCAAGCCTGAACCGCAAGCCCAGGACGTGCTGATAACACGCCCCGAATTCGACCCCATCCCCCAGATCCTGCCGCCCGCCGGCGCGGTCTGGATCAGCGCCCTGATGGCGGGCGCAACCATCGGCGAAGCGACGGAACACGCCGCCGCCGAAGACGAAGCATTCGACCTCGGCGCCACGCTGGCCCTGCTGTTGCAGGGCGGCGCGGTAACCGGCCTGGACAGCAAAGGGTAAGACCATGCACGCACTTGTCTCCACGTACTATTCCATCACCAGCAAGGCCGACAGAACGTCGGACTTCCTGGTCCCGACCCTGGCACGGCTGGTTTTCGCGGCCGTCCTCCTGGTCTATTACTGGAACTCCGCCGGGCTGAAGATCGACGGCTCTATCTTCACGCCTTCGGCCGGCGCTTTCGGGCAGATCTTCCCCAAGGCGGCTGAGGAGGTCCTCTATGACGTCTCCCAGATGAATATCTTCCAGCGGCTGGTGATCTTTGCCGGCACTGTCGCTGAATATGTGCTGCCCGCGCTGATCCTGATCGGTCTTCTGACCCGCCTGGCCGCGCTTGGCACCATCGGATTCATCTGGGTGCAGACCCTGGTCGATGTCACCGGCCACGGCGTCAAGCTTGGCAGCCTGTTCGACAACAGCATCGGCCTGATCGACCAGCGTGTGATGTGGACCTTCCTGCTGCTTGTGCTGGTGGTCAAGGGCGCAGGCCCGCTGTCCCTCGACGCGCTGCTGCGGCGGGTGGCCAAACCGGCCGCTGCCTGACCTGCCCTGCCAGGCAAAGAACAAGGCGCCCTGCCCCGGCAGCGGCGCCTTTTTCCGTCCCTTGGCAGGTGTCAGAAATGCGCCTTGGGTTCATCCGGCTGACCCGCGGCCAGCGCCATCAGCCCGGCAGTGACGGCAAAGCTGATCGGGAAGATGGTAAAGACATTAAAGCCGAACCCCCCATACATGCCAGCGGCCGAGCCCAGCAGCAGAACGCCGCCCCACAGGGCCCGCGCCCGCGCCATTGCACCGCCGGCAATCGCCAGCAGCGGCGACAGCACTGCCAGCAGCCGCAGCTGCTGCACATTGCCGACCTGTTCCGCCAGCCCCTCAACCTCGCCGAAATGCTCAACCGCTGCGGTGTAGCCGTAACCGAAAAAACCCACGATCATGCCGAAAATTCCGGCGACAATCCCCAGAACCAGGGCTGCATTGCGCATCTTTATTCTCCCAAAACCTGCCGTACCGACATAGTCAGCCGGTCAAGCAGCACCAAGGGCGGCCCGCGTGTTCTGATCCCAACCAAGGAATAATTCCCCGTCGCGCTCGATCAGCGGCCGCTTCATCAGCGCCGGATGCGTCCGCAGCAGGGCCAGCGGTTCACCGCCCCGCTCCGCCTCGCTGAGCCCGCGCCAGGTGGTTGACCGCGTATTCACCAGTTTGGCACCGAATTCAGCATAGGCCGCCTCCAGCAAGCCGTCCGGCATTCCATCCGCGCGGATATCGACCAAACTGGAATCCGGCAATTGTTTCAAAGCCT belongs to Leisingera caerulea DSM 24564 and includes:
- a CDS encoding HvfC/BufC N-terminal domain-containing protein, producing the protein MSVTQADFTRAMMDAGQPVPDGLTDHLGAPAGRRFSVYRNNVAVSLTEAMHSAFPVIAKLLGKQNMDGLAGLYLRQHPPSSPLMMFYGGHFPAFLEGMEQLKHLGYLGDVARLELALRRAYHAADAAPIAPEALGAMAPDTLLNTRLELAPAAQVLRSPWPIHAIWRYNTEDGAPKPEPQAQDVLITRPEFDPIPQILPPAGAVWISALMAGATIGEATEHAAAEDEAFDLGATLALLLQGGAVTGLDSKG
- a CDS encoding DoxX family protein, giving the protein MHALVSTYYSITSKADRTSDFLVPTLARLVFAAVLLVYYWNSAGLKIDGSIFTPSAGAFGQIFPKAAEEVLYDVSQMNIFQRLVIFAGTVAEYVLPALILIGLLTRLAALGTIGFIWVQTLVDVTGHGVKLGSLFDNSIGLIDQRVMWTFLLLVLVVKGAGPLSLDALLRRVAKPAAA
- a CDS encoding arsenate reductase family protein translates to MKIYGLKNCDTCRKALKQLPDSSLVDIRADGMPDGLLEAAYAEFGAKLVNTRSTTWRGLSEAERGGEPLALLRTHPALMKRPLIERDGELFLGWDQNTRAALGAA